Genomic DNA from Shouchella patagoniensis:
GTTCTTGTGTAAAATCTATATCTGTTGTAACGGAAACAATTGCATTTTGCGGACCTACAACCGCTCCCAACAACTGCATAATCGTTTGCTTAAGATCCGATTCAATCTCTTGTTTAATTTCTCTTTGAGACTGAAAGGATGCCACTGGATTTAACTCATCTTCTTCTTGATACGTATAGTTAGTAAAATTAGAATCTGATAAAACAATATTCTCTACGGGTAAATTCGGTACGCTACGTGAAATTAAGTGATATAAAGCTTTTACTTGAGATGGATCAAGTGAATTACCTGCAGCTAAATCCAGAACAACTGCTGCTGTAGCAGATTCCTGACCCGAATTTAACCAGACGCTTTCTTCCGGCATCGTTATAATTACATTTGCATTTGTAACACCAGAAACGCCTCGAATTAACTCTGCTAATTCCGTTTGCATAAGCGATCTTTCAATCACAGTGAATTCATTATCCGTCATGCCAAATCCCATTTGTTCTTGAAAAAAACCATAATCAATACTACCACTTTGTGGAAGTCCTTCCGCTGCTAATTCCACTTTCAAACGGTCAACATCTGCTTCTGGCACTTCAATGGTTGTACCATTATTAGTGACTTGTGAACTGACTCCACGCGATTCCAACACTTCTTGGATTTGCCCCGTCTCGGCTAATGTTAATTGACTATATAATGGCGCATAATTTGTCCTAAATGCGATCGCAATGACTATAGCTATAATGAGCAGCACAAGAAGGGCACTTGCTATAAGAGCTCCTTTATGAAAACCAGTTCGCTTTTCCCAAAACATTTGCAGCCGGTTTGTATATTGCTTTGCTTTTTCGTTCATGGCCCCTCCGCTTACATTTGTTACTTACCTAATTACACTTGCATTCTCATCATTTCTTGATACGCTTCCACCGCTTTATTCCTCACTTCTAACGTCGCTTGCATAGAGATGGAAGCTTTGTTTGCTGTAATCATAACCTCATGTAAATCAATAGGTTCTTTTCTTGCTAATGCTTTTGTAGCAGCTTGTGAAGCTAACTGGGCTTCATTTACTCCCGATAAAGCTGTAGTTAAAGCTTGCTGAAAAGATGCATTCTTATCGAGATTCGGGGTTTCACTCATTTTCCCAGTCTGTATCGCATTTGCTATAAGCGGTTGTAATGATGCAAGTTCCATTTCACATGCTCCTAACGTCCAATTTCTAAAGCTTTCATTAACATGCCTTTGCTTGCCTGTAGCGCACTGACATTCGCTTCATACGAACGAGTAGCGCTCGTAATGTCAATCATTTCTCGAGCAATCTCGACATTCGGTTTCGATACATAACCATCTTCATTTGAATCTGGATGCAACGGATCGTATACAAGCGAGGCTGGTGTCTCATCATTCACTATCCCTTTAGCAATTACCCCATGATTCAACTGATTTTCAGCTTTGTTTAAATATGTGGAAAAAGGCATCGATTCTTGGACCACCATCTTCCGTTGATAAGGCTGCCATTGCCCGTCTACTAATTCAGCGCGTGTCGTTTCAGCATTAGCGATATTGCTCGCCGCTACATCCATACGCAATCGCTGGAGAGTCAAAGCAGAGCCAGAAACCCCCATACTAGAAAACATTGTCATATAACCACTCCTATCTACCGCCTCTTATCGCCGTTTCTAGCGATTGAAAACTACTGGTCATCCGATCGACAACAGCGTTGTAATAAAGTTGATTCTCTGCCATTTCAGTCATTTGTTTATCAACATCCACACTGTTCCCATTATGATTATACTGCCCTTGCTTGTTATGACTAGCGTGTGGATATCCACTTGGCAACGGGAAATGCAAATGACGTTCGTCCGTTTGTTTTGATTGAAATACAGACGCATTCGCTTCGGTTTGCTCAAGCACGCGATTAAAAGAAACAGACTGCTCTTTATAATTTGGCGTATCTACATTTGCTAGATTTGAGGAGATGGCTTTTTGTTTAGCTGTCGAAAAGCGAATAGCTTCTTCAAGCGCTCCAATTGAACTAGTCGTAAACATTATAACCCCCTTTTTACTCACGCCTTTCCTCATAAAAAGAGGAAAGATTAAGCATTATTTCCCATATGTATTCATGATCAAATTTTACTAGTTTTTCAGCAGTTTGTCTAAGATGAATTTGTTTTTTAATAGATTTAAGTCAATAGAACCATACCAAAAAGTTATTTTAGTTACATTTTACCCATAAATGATTTATGAAATAAGACTTTATAACTATATAACGACTGTTATTTTTGCTATTTATTTGGAAGTGTTTCTGTTGATTGGAAATAGGTATTCTTGCTCAATAAATAACCGCCGGTAGAACCGGCGGTTATTTATCTTTAAATGAATCGACGTATTTCTTTTTTGTCATATGATCGCGTAACCCGGTCCTCTGATTCTTGTCCTCTAATATATTTCGCTACTGGTTTCTGATTGAGCCCTACTGTACTTACATAATAGCCCTTTGCCCAAAATGTTCGATTCTTTTAATTATATTTCAAATGAGCATGTCGATCATGAATCATGAGTGAACTTTTTCCTTTCAAGTACCCCAGGGAATACGAAACTGACATTTTCGGAGGTATTCTCACTAACATGTGAATAGGATCTAGCATTGCATGTGCCTCGATGATTTCCACATCCTTCATCTCACATAACCTACGCAAAATCGCCCCTATATCTTTTCTCAATTTCCCATAGATAAGCTTACGTCTGTACTTTGGTATGAATACGATATGATACTTACAATTCCACCTTGCGTGTGATAAACTGTTGTCACTCGACATGTGTTGATCTCCTCTCGCTATATAGAAGTTGGTTTGACGGCCATTTTCTATTATAACGATAGGAGATTTTTTCTGTCACTTTACCACCCTATAAGTTTTATTTTTCTCACGTGCAGAGCACGTGGTTTTAAAACCTTTAATAAAAAAAGAGGGTTGACCTAGGCCAACCCTCTTATTCCTTCTTAGTTCTCTTTTAAACGATCTAGCTCTAACAAGAACTTATCATTTAACACTTTTATATATGTGCCTTTCATCCCTAATGAACGAGACTCAATAACACCAGCACTTTCTAGTTTTCGAAGTGCATTAACAATTACAGAGCGCGTAATTCCAACACGGTCTGCAATTTTACTAGCTACTAAAAGACCTTCTCGTCCATCAAGTTCTTCAAAAATGTGCTCAACAGCTTCTAATTCACTATAAGATAGTGAGCTAATTGCCATTTGAACAACCGCTTTGCTACGAGCTTCTTCTTCAATCTCTTGTGTTTTCTCATGTAAGATTTCCATTCCTACAACTGTTGCGCCATACTCAGCAAGAATAAGATCATCATCGCTAAACGCATTTTGTAATCGAGACAATATTAATGTACCTAAACGCTGTCCTCCACCTTTAATTGGAACAACAGTCGTTAGCCCTGTTTTAAAAAGGTCTCTATTCTCTACCGGAAAAGCAGTGTATTCACTGTCTACATCAATATTAGCTGACGTGTCTTCAATTTTAAACAAACCATCTGTATACTCTTCTGGAAACTGACGCTCATCTAGCATTTTTTTCATACGGTCATTTTCAATTTCTTCTTCAATTGAAAAGCCTAATAGTTTACCACGACGGCTAACAACAAATACATTGGAACCAATCGCGTCACGTAAAGTCATTGCCATTTCACGGAAATTCACATGTTGCCCACTTGTTTTTTGAAGCATCTCATTAATCTTTCTTGTTCTTGTAAGTAAATCCATCCTTACATCTCTCCTTTTTCATTACAAAATAAATTGACTTAAATCTCGATTTTTCGCAATTGACCCTAGCTTTTCTTCTACATATTGCTCTGTAATATCAAGTGTTTCCATCCGAATATTAGGAGCTTCAAAAGATACATCTTCAAGCAATTTTTCAAGCAACGTATGCAAGCGTCTTGCCCCAATATTTTCTGTTTCTTGATTTACTTCGCTCGCAATCGTCGCAATCTTACGAACAGCATCGTCTGAAAACTTAATTTCTATACCTTCTGTCCGCAAAAGAGCGGCATATTGCTTAATTAATGCATTATCTGGTTCGATAAGAATTCGGACAAAGTCATCTATCGACAAGCTTTGCAACTCTACTCGAATTGGAAAACGACCTTGCAACTCTGGAATTAAATCAGACGGTTTCGCCATATGGAAAGCACCCGCAGCAATAAACAGAATATGATCAGTCTTAACGGCACCGTACTTTGTAACAACCGTTGAGCCTTCTACAATCGGAAGAATATCGCGCTGGACACCTTCACGAGAAACATTCGCACTTTGTTCACTTTTACCAGCGACTTTGTCGATTTCATCGATAAAGATCATTCCTAGCTGCTCAGTACGGTTAATTGCTTCTTGCGTTACATCATCCATATCAATTAACTTCTGAGCTTCTTCTTCAATAAGCACTCCACGCGCATCAGAAACTGACATA
This window encodes:
- the fliF gene encoding flagellar basal-body MS-ring/collar protein FliF; translated protein: MNEKAKQYTNRLQMFWEKRTGFHKGALIASALLVLLIIAIVIAIAFRTNYAPLYSQLTLAETGQIQEVLESRGVSSQVTNNGTTIEVPEADVDRLKVELAAEGLPQSGSIDYGFFQEQMGFGMTDNEFTVIERSLMQTELAELIRGVSGVTNANVIITMPEESVWLNSGQESATAAVVLDLAAGNSLDPSQVKALYHLISRSVPNLPVENIVLSDSNFTNYTYQEEDELNPVASFQSQREIKQEIESDLKQTIMQLLGAVVGPQNAIVSVTTDIDFTQEQRIEDLVEPVNEEDMTGIAISAERINEMYEGVNGTSEGVAGTADEIPNYTGAAGDAESESERTEERLNYEVNRIHKEIIESPYQIRDISIQAMINPPEGLQTLPPQQSAELNQLLATIIQTTLPEAEEGTTNNVTDRVSITSMPFAQEAQATQESPATSIPTWMYITAAFLLVLIIVLVLMLLRKQKQTDLALDEPVEEGAYSEDEPIAFPERPETDERKQMKELAHLANEKPEEFSKLLRTWLSDD
- the fliE gene encoding flagellar hook-basal body complex protein FliE, whose product is MELASLQPLIANAIQTGKMSETPNLDKNASFQQALTTALSGVNEAQLASQAATKALARKEPIDLHEVMITANKASISMQATLEVRNKAVEAYQEMMRMQV
- the flgC gene encoding flagellar basal body rod protein FlgC, coding for MTMFSSMGVSGSALTLQRLRMDVAASNIANAETTRAELVDGQWQPYQRKMVVQESMPFSTYLNKAENQLNHGVIAKGIVNDETPASLVYDPLHPDSNEDGYVSKPNVEIAREMIDITSATRSYEANVSALQASKGMLMKALEIGR
- the flgB gene encoding flagellar basal body rod protein FlgB — encoded protein: MFTTSSIGALEEAIRFSTAKQKAISSNLANVDTPNYKEQSVSFNRVLEQTEANASVFQSKQTDERHLHFPLPSGYPHASHNKQGQYNHNGNSVDVDKQMTEMAENQLYYNAVVDRMTSSFQSLETAIRGGR
- the codY gene encoding GTP-sensing pleiotropic transcriptional regulator CodY — protein: MDLLTRTRKINEMLQKTSGQHVNFREMAMTLRDAIGSNVFVVSRRGKLLGFSIEEEIENDRMKKMLDERQFPEEYTDGLFKIEDTSANIDVDSEYTAFPVENRDLFKTGLTTVVPIKGGGQRLGTLILSRLQNAFSDDDLILAEYGATVVGMEILHEKTQEIEEEARSKAVVQMAISSLSYSELEAVEHIFEELDGREGLLVASKIADRVGITRSVIVNALRKLESAGVIESRSLGMKGTYIKVLNDKFLLELDRLKEN